A single Halococcus hamelinensis 100A6 DNA region contains:
- a CDS encoding ABC transporter permease subunit: MLEVARYEGERRLVVAGAITAAACFYGAMFVALTPSFTNVDLDAILESYPDQLVVGFGIESLNSLAGLLSVELYQFGWVLVLGLYLAYTTASLVAGGIESGRLDTLLAAPVSRARVVAETFASILVPILAVNAVTPVVIYVGGRLIDDPVNTQNLIALHILAVPYLLCCAAVGLAFSVFLPNERLAQRGAVGVLVMAFLVRTLLTGTDYAVVERLTPMHYFDPSAILLDGVYDLGGAAVLLVVTTVLVVASQLRFRRMDIT; this comes from the coding sequence GTGCTTGAGGTCGCGCGCTACGAGGGCGAACGCCGGCTCGTCGTGGCGGGCGCGATAACCGCCGCGGCGTGTTTCTACGGCGCGATGTTCGTGGCGCTCACGCCCTCATTCACGAACGTCGACCTCGACGCCATTCTGGAGAGCTATCCCGACCAGCTGGTCGTCGGCTTCGGGATAGAGAGCCTCAACAGCCTCGCCGGGCTGCTATCGGTCGAGCTCTACCAGTTCGGCTGGGTGTTGGTGCTCGGGCTCTACCTCGCTTACACTACGGCTTCGCTCGTCGCCGGCGGGATAGAGAGCGGGCGGCTGGACACCCTCCTCGCCGCACCGGTCTCTCGGGCACGCGTCGTCGCCGAGACGTTCGCCTCGATCCTCGTCCCGATCCTCGCGGTCAACGCGGTCACGCCAGTAGTGATCTACGTCGGTGGCCGGCTCATCGACGACCCCGTGAACACCCAGAACCTGATCGCGCTCCACATCCTCGCGGTTCCATATCTGCTGTGCTGTGCGGCGGTCGGGCTCGCGTTCTCGGTGTTCCTCCCGAACGAGCGCCTCGCCCAGCGCGGGGCCGTCGGCGTGCTCGTGATGGCCTTCCTCGTACGGACCCTGCTCACCGGCACCGACTACGCGGTCGTCGAACGCCTCACGCCGATGCACTACTTCGACCCGAGCGCGATCCTGCTCGATGGGGTCTACGACCTCGGGGGTGCGGCGGTCCTGCTCGTTGTTACCACTGTCCTCGTCGTCGCGAGCCAGCTCCGCTTCCGGCGGATGGACATCACATGA
- a CDS encoding exonuclease SbcCD subunit D C-terminal domain-containing protein codes for MVDDRVDTPAGWATPPTLEAGGTRWHRYRYQPSETTTIEVRLGERGPDGPDVFRLHLSMRLADRGPVTHDFRVGSYDDLADAVEATEWLLARLADEVFDTDPVDRVQAAVDDLTARTAGRGGPVTRLRRWLFGG; via the coding sequence ATGGTCGACGATCGGGTCGATACACCGGCAGGGTGGGCGACGCCGCCGACGTTGGAGGCCGGCGGGACGCGCTGGCATCGCTATCGGTACCAGCCGTCCGAGACGACCACCATCGAGGTTCGACTCGGTGAACGGGGGCCGGACGGCCCGGACGTCTTCCGCCTCCACCTCTCGATGCGCCTGGCCGACCGCGGTCCCGTCACCCACGACTTCCGGGTGGGCTCCTACGACGACCTCGCCGACGCCGTCGAGGCGACCGAGTGGCTCCTCGCCCGGCTCGCCGACGAGGTGTTCGACACCGACCCGGTCGATCGGGTGCAGGCGGCGGTCGACGACCTCACGGCCCGAACGGCGGGGCGGGGTGGCCCCGTCACGCGTCTCCGTCGGTGGTTGTTCGGCGGATGA
- a CDS encoding DUF7537 family lipoprotein has product MNGTHHPILVWVVALALVLTGCNGFVPGDGPSTETVTPVAVPTDEPTPTPTPQLAPGLEEAGVTDPFELGEAHAAALDDRSFTVHSETTVRFANGSVYRHDERIGRFAANRSRYDVSSNGSGSVPIHNVSYYSVEAWSDGSQVLTAQRIDENASYDVRRGLDGSPASVSEGYNGFFRFEPGTGQAVYTLFGATETRFVGETRRNGNGFYQVTATNVTNPNAFADVGTTDLRYPSLRALVAPNGLVREYRLDYTATLDDPGNPNETGRTVHVDRWVSYTDVGTTSIERPPWYDEAVANASTATTTG; this is encoded by the coding sequence ATGAACGGAACCCATCACCCGATCCTCGTTTGGGTCGTCGCGCTGGCGCTCGTCCTCACGGGCTGCAACGGCTTCGTCCCCGGCGACGGACCCTCGACGGAGACGGTCACGCCGGTTGCGGTACCCACCGACGAGCCAACGCCGACGCCGACCCCACAGCTCGCACCCGGGCTCGAAGAAGCGGGCGTCACCGACCCCTTCGAGCTCGGCGAGGCCCACGCCGCCGCGCTCGACGATCGGTCGTTCACGGTCCACAGCGAGACGACGGTTCGCTTCGCCAACGGCAGCGTCTATCGACACGACGAGCGGATCGGGCGGTTCGCGGCGAACCGGAGTCGGTACGACGTCTCGTCGAACGGCTCCGGGTCGGTACCGATCCACAACGTCTCGTACTACAGCGTCGAGGCCTGGTCGGACGGCTCGCAGGTCCTCACCGCACAGCGGATCGACGAGAACGCGTCGTACGACGTGCGACGCGGTCTCGACGGGAGCCCGGCATCGGTTAGCGAGGGCTACAACGGCTTCTTCCGGTTCGAACCGGGGACCGGACAGGCGGTCTACACGCTGTTCGGCGCGACCGAGACCCGGTTCGTCGGCGAGACGCGTCGAAACGGGAATGGGTTCTATCAGGTCACGGCGACGAACGTGACGAACCCGAACGCGTTCGCCGACGTGGGCACCACCGACCTGCGGTACCCCTCGCTCCGTGCGCTGGTCGCGCCGAACGGTCTCGTTCGCGAGTACCGTCTCGACTACACCGCGACGCTCGATGACCCGGGGAACCCGAATGAGACGGGCCGAACGGTCCACGTCGACCGCTGGGTGAGCTACACCGACGTCGGGACCACTTCCATCGAACGACCGCCGTGGTACGACGAGGCCGTCGCGAACGCCTCGACGGCGACGACCACGGGCTGA
- the msrA gene encoding peptide-methionine (S)-S-oxide reductase MsrA: MASNTDLATLAGGCFWCTEAALEELDGVEDVTSGYAGGHTEDPTYREVCSGNTGHAEVVQVEYDPDTITYERLLEVFFTVHDPTQLNRQGPDVGTQYRSAVFTHDEAQQETAEAYVEALDSDGGYEDDVVTEVEPLDTFYRAEEEHQNYYAKNPGDAYCSFHAQPKVEKVREKFGEITA; encoded by the coding sequence ATGGCATCCAATACCGATCTCGCGACGCTCGCCGGCGGCTGCTTCTGGTGTACCGAGGCCGCACTCGAAGAGCTCGACGGCGTCGAGGACGTGACCTCCGGCTACGCCGGCGGCCACACAGAAGACCCGACCTATCGGGAGGTCTGCTCGGGGAACACCGGCCACGCCGAGGTCGTCCAGGTCGAGTACGACCCCGACACGATCACCTACGAGCGCTTGCTGGAGGTCTTCTTCACCGTCCACGACCCGACCCAGCTCAACCGACAGGGCCCCGACGTCGGGACCCAGTACCGCTCGGCGGTCTTCACCCACGACGAGGCCCAACAGGAGACGGCCGAGGCCTACGTCGAGGCGCTCGACAGCGACGGCGGCTACGAGGACGACGTCGTGACGGAGGTCGAACCGCTCGACACCTTCTACCGCGCCGAGGAGGAACACCAGAACTACTACGCGAAGAACCCCGGCGACGCCTACTGCTCGTTCCACGCCCAGCCGAAGGTCGAGAAGGTTCGCGAGAAGTTCGGCGAGATCACCGCCTGA
- a CDS encoding thiamine pyrophosphate-binding protein, which produces MTDPTRTGAELFVEALADYGVDHVFGNPGTTELPVVHAVADSDIEYVLGLHEDIAVGMAGGYAQTRRYHSHHDDSVTPLGVANLHLAPGLAHGLGNLYAAKVAGAPLLVTTGNHSTDFRHEEPILSGNLLRMTRQFCKDSQEVLDVEALPTMVRRAVRTALTPPTGPVFLGLPLDTMLAETGATPERLGPIPTAGSGDPVELDRAADLLVAAEDPVLVVGDHVARAGGVEAAVRFAEAAGTRVHSEILASEADFPGDHDQWVSPIPPNEELAATLLDTDTVVFAGCSTNTTLTRHERDLVGDGTTCIHLTDAPHELGKNQPADAAVLGDPGAVLSELAGRLRERLDDETRAERLDTVSATKEMVGGRMAGIGTGDETGPGASKAELVDALYETAPDAFIVDEGITAKYAMLARWPLQPQQYISNKGGGLGYGLPASVGAALAESLREEPRDVLGFVGDGSYLYYPHSLYTAARYDLDLTVVIPDNRNYRILKDNTLALLGGDEADYDWTDMEFEPPVDIPKNAESHGARGELVESPDEIAPAVASALDRDGPDVLDILVHD; this is translated from the coding sequence ATGACCGACCCGACTCGAACGGGGGCCGAACTGTTCGTCGAGGCGCTCGCCGACTACGGCGTCGACCACGTCTTCGGCAACCCCGGGACCACCGAACTCCCGGTGGTTCACGCGGTCGCCGACAGCGACATCGAGTACGTACTTGGCCTCCACGAGGACATCGCGGTCGGGATGGCGGGCGGCTACGCCCAGACACGACGGTACCACTCCCACCACGACGACTCGGTGACGCCGTTGGGCGTGGCGAACCTCCACCTCGCGCCCGGGCTCGCCCACGGCCTCGGCAACCTCTACGCCGCGAAGGTCGCCGGCGCGCCGTTGCTGGTGACGACCGGCAACCACAGCACGGACTTCCGCCACGAGGAACCGATCCTCTCCGGGAACCTCCTCCGGATGACGCGCCAGTTCTGCAAGGACAGTCAGGAGGTGCTCGATGTAGAGGCGCTCCCGACGATGGTTCGCCGGGCGGTCCGGACCGCGCTCACGCCGCCGACGGGCCCCGTCTTTCTCGGCCTCCCGCTCGATACGATGCTCGCCGAGACCGGGGCGACACCCGAACGCCTCGGTCCGATCCCGACCGCCGGGAGCGGCGACCCGGTAGAACTCGACCGCGCCGCCGACCTCCTCGTCGCGGCCGAGGATCCAGTCCTCGTCGTCGGCGACCACGTCGCGCGCGCCGGCGGGGTCGAGGCGGCCGTGAGGTTCGCCGAGGCCGCCGGAACCCGCGTTCACAGCGAGATCCTCGCCAGCGAGGCCGACTTCCCCGGCGACCACGACCAGTGGGTCTCGCCGATCCCCCCGAACGAGGAGCTCGCGGCGACGCTCCTGGATACCGACACCGTCGTCTTCGCGGGCTGTTCGACCAACACCACGCTGACGCGCCACGAGCGCGACCTCGTCGGCGACGGGACGACCTGCATCCACCTCACCGACGCGCCACACGAACTCGGGAAGAATCAGCCGGCCGACGCCGCCGTCCTCGGCGACCCGGGGGCTGTTCTAAGCGAGCTCGCCGGTCGGCTGCGCGAACGCCTCGACGACGAGACGAGGGCCGAGCGCCTCGACACAGTGAGTGCCACAAAGGAGATGGTCGGCGGACGGATGGCGGGGATCGGGACCGGCGACGAGACGGGGCCGGGAGCCTCGAAGGCCGAACTCGTGGACGCGCTCTACGAGACCGCGCCGGACGCCTTCATCGTCGACGAGGGGATCACCGCGAAGTACGCCATGCTCGCGCGCTGGCCGCTCCAGCCCCAACAGTACATCTCCAACAAGGGCGGCGGTCTCGGCTACGGCCTCCCCGCGTCCGTGGGCGCGGCGCTGGCCGAAAGCCTTCGCGAGGAGCCCCGCGACGTGCTGGGATTCGTTGGCGACGGCTCGTACCTCTACTATCCCCACAGCCTCTACACTGCGGCGCGCTACGACCTCGATCTAACTGTGGTGATCCCCGACAACCGCAACTATCGAATTCTGAAGGACAACACCCTCGCCCTGCTGGGCGGCGACGAGGCGGACTACGACTGGACGGACATGGAGTTCGAACCGCCCGTCGACATCCCCAAAAACGCCGAGAGCCACGGCGCGCGCGGGGAGTTGGTCGAATCGCCCGACGAGATCGCCCCCGCCGTCGCGAGCGCGCTCGACCGCGATGGCCCCGACGTGCTCGATATATTGGTTCACGACTGA
- a CDS encoding FAD-binding oxidoreductase: MNHDCSFLTDHLPDDRVSFGGDDRGDHAADWGTPPGEGVVPDAVCWPDATEEVSAVLAAADERGVPVTPYAAGTGLEGNALPAHHGVSMDLTRMDSVLDVRPADFQVDVEPGVLGSRVNDAVDDHDLFLPPLPQSADISTVGGMVANDASGAKTVKYGEVHDWVLGLEAVLADGTVIETGSRAKKTSSGYNLTDLLVGSEGTLGVVTRVTFELARRPKQVRGGRATFDDLDSAAEAIAATMRAGVDVATVELLDPLSAAVANAYSGTDLPESPLVFLEFHANHGIETEVETCREVFERCGATGFEVGAGEAMERLWQARRDLAPAMVAYDPPRRPVKPGDVTVPISDYPTMVRFAKDEAAAHGLDVLCFGHAGDGNLHYNVLVDLDDPDERAAGTVVSDAIVERAIELGGTATGEHGVGQGKRKYLVAEHGEASVEAMRAVKHALDPTDTLNPGKIFPETLDGERLWVDPPE; this comes from the coding sequence ATGAATCACGATTGTTCGTTCCTGACCGACCACCTCCCGGACGACCGGGTCTCGTTCGGCGGCGACGACCGTGGCGACCACGCCGCCGACTGGGGGACGCCGCCGGGCGAAGGTGTCGTGCCCGACGCGGTCTGCTGGCCCGACGCCACCGAGGAGGTCAGCGCGGTGCTCGCGGCCGCCGACGAGCGAGGGGTGCCGGTGACGCCCTACGCGGCGGGCACGGGACTGGAGGGCAACGCGCTCCCGGCCCACCACGGCGTGAGCATGGACCTCACGCGGATGGACTCGGTTCTCGACGTTCGCCCCGCGGACTTCCAGGTCGACGTCGAACCGGGCGTGCTCGGCTCCAGGGTGAACGACGCGGTCGACGACCATGATCTCTTCCTCCCGCCGCTCCCGCAGTCCGCCGACATCTCGACCGTCGGCGGGATGGTGGCGAACGACGCGAGCGGCGCGAAGACGGTGAAGTACGGCGAGGTCCACGACTGGGTGCTCGGGCTCGAAGCCGTGCTCGCCGACGGCACGGTGATCGAGACCGGAAGCCGGGCGAAGAAGACCTCCAGCGGCTACAATCTGACCGACCTCCTCGTCGGGAGCGAGGGCACGCTCGGCGTCGTGACCCGGGTCACGTTCGAACTCGCCCGCCGGCCGAAACAGGTTCGCGGCGGGCGGGCGACCTTCGACGACCTCGATTCGGCGGCCGAAGCGATCGCGGCGACGATGCGAGCGGGGGTCGACGTCGCCACGGTCGAACTCCTCGACCCGCTGAGCGCCGCGGTCGCCAACGCCTACTCGGGCACCGACCTCCCCGAATCCCCGCTCGTCTTCCTCGAATTCCACGCGAACCACGGTATCGAAACCGAGGTCGAGACCTGTCGCGAGGTGTTCGAACGGTGCGGCGCGACGGGGTTTGAGGTCGGTGCGGGTGAGGCGATGGAACGGCTCTGGCAGGCCCGCCGCGACCTCGCGCCCGCCATGGTCGCCTACGACCCGCCGCGCCGACCCGTCAAACCCGGCGACGTCACCGTGCCGATCAGCGACTATCCCACCATGGTCCGGTTCGCGAAGGACGAGGCCGCGGCCCACGGCCTCGACGTCCTCTGTTTCGGCCACGCCGGCGACGGCAACCTCCACTACAACGTGCTCGTGGACCTCGACGACCCCGACGAACGCGCGGCGGGGACGGTGGTCTCGGACGCCATCGTCGAGCGGGCGATCGAACTCGGCGGCACCGCGACCGGCGAGCACGGCGTCGGCCAGGGAAAGCGCAAGTACCTGGTGGCCGAGCACGGCGAGGCGAGCGTCGAAGCGATGCGCGCGGTCAAACACGCCCTCGACCCGACGGACACCCTCAACCCGGGCAAGATATTCCCCGAAACCCTCGACGGCGAGCGGCTGTGGGTCGACCCGCCCGAGTAG
- a CDS encoding ABC transporter permease subunit, with amino-acid sequence MSFEILRYEARHRVRSALGVSAAFSLMGLVFLALAPQIVAGSEVQGLADALPPQFRAAFGLESLTSVEGLLAGEYYTLFWGLFFGIYLAYSAAESVAGDVDAHRMETLLAAPVSRSRVLVEKFLSLLVPVLVASAVVPVVLYAGSWLVEEPLAVVDLAALHVLSIPYLLCCGAIGLGCSVVFDRAETARNAAVGTLFGLYLLESLVVGSDVAWLGSLAPMHYFDPNAILVGGTYDLGGALVLLGTTAALVLAGRVRFERMDVR; translated from the coding sequence ATGAGCTTCGAGATCCTACGCTACGAGGCGCGCCACCGGGTTCGGAGCGCGCTCGGCGTCAGTGCCGCCTTCTCGCTGATGGGGCTGGTCTTCCTCGCGCTCGCACCGCAGATCGTGGCCGGAAGCGAGGTTCAGGGTCTCGCGGACGCGCTCCCGCCCCAGTTCCGGGCGGCCTTCGGCCTCGAAAGCCTCACGAGCGTCGAGGGGTTGCTCGCCGGCGAGTACTACACCCTGTTCTGGGGCCTCTTCTTCGGGATCTACCTGGCCTACAGCGCCGCCGAGTCGGTCGCGGGCGACGTCGACGCCCACCGGATGGAGACGCTGCTCGCGGCCCCCGTCTCGCGCTCGCGCGTGCTCGTCGAGAAGTTCCTCTCGTTGCTCGTCCCGGTCCTCGTCGCCAGCGCGGTGGTTCCCGTAGTGCTCTACGCCGGTTCGTGGCTGGTCGAGGAGCCGCTCGCGGTCGTCGACCTCGCGGCGCTCCACGTGCTCTCGATCCCGTACCTGCTGTGCTGTGGGGCGATCGGGCTCGGCTGCTCGGTGGTCTTCGACCGGGCCGAGACCGCGCGCAACGCCGCGGTCGGGACACTGTTCGGGCTCTACCTCCTCGAATCGCTCGTGGTGGGGTCGGACGTCGCGTGGCTCGGCAGCCTCGCACCGATGCACTACTTCGACCCGAACGCGATTCTGGTCGGCGGGACCTACGACCTCGGGGGCGCGCTGGTGCTCCTCGGCACCACGGCGGCGCTGGTGCTCGCCGGTCGGGTTCGGTTCGAACGGATGGACGTCCGGTGA
- a CDS encoding DNA-methyltransferase, which translates to METSHRIVVGDARGLGELADDSVELVVTSPPYPMIELWDDTFAELDPEVEERLAADDGRGAFEAMHALLDGVWREVARVLVDGGIACVNVGDATRTLDGRFRVYQNHSRVIDAFEGLGFDPLPEILWRKPTNAGAKFMGSGMLPPNAYATLEHEYILVFRNGATRREFEPHADRRYGAAYFWEERNRWFSDLWTDVTGERQTLDGDGSRKRSAAYPFAIPYRLINMYSVYGDTVLDPFWGTGTTGLAAMVAGRNSVGYELDAGLVEGFDDRVADVPALSREVVGDRLDAHRAFVERRRAAGEAFDYEAERYDFPVTTRQERSIALRTVERTEAVDGGYRAVHEPAATDS; encoded by the coding sequence GTGGAAACCAGCCACCGCATCGTCGTCGGGGATGCGAGGGGACTCGGCGAACTCGCCGACGACAGCGTCGAACTCGTCGTGACTTCGCCGCCGTATCCCATGATCGAACTCTGGGACGACACCTTCGCCGAACTCGACCCCGAGGTCGAGGAGCGGCTCGCGGCGGACGACGGTCGCGGCGCGTTCGAGGCGATGCACGCCCTCCTCGATGGGGTGTGGCGCGAGGTGGCCCGCGTGCTCGTCGACGGCGGCATCGCCTGCGTGAACGTCGGCGACGCGACCCGGACCCTGGACGGGCGTTTTCGGGTCTATCAGAACCACTCGCGGGTCATCGACGCCTTCGAGGGGCTCGGATTCGACCCGCTGCCCGAGATCCTCTGGCGGAAGCCGACCAACGCCGGCGCGAAGTTCATGGGCAGCGGGATGCTCCCGCCGAACGCCTACGCCACCCTCGAACACGAGTACATCCTGGTCTTCCGGAACGGCGCGACACGGCGCGAGTTCGAACCCCACGCCGACCGCCGCTACGGCGCGGCCTACTTCTGGGAGGAGCGCAACCGCTGGTTCTCGGACCTCTGGACGGACGTGACGGGCGAGCGCCAGACGCTCGACGGCGACGGGTCGCGGAAGCGCTCGGCGGCCTACCCCTTCGCGATCCCGTATCGACTGATCAATATGTACTCGGTCTACGGCGACACGGTGCTCGACCCGTTCTGGGGCACCGGCACGACGGGCCTCGCCGCCATGGTCGCCGGGCGGAACTCCGTGGGCTACGAACTCGACGCCGGCCTCGTCGAGGGCTTCGACGACCGGGTCGCGGACGTCCCCGCCCTCTCCCGGGAGGTCGTCGGCGACCGACTCGATGCCCACCGTGCGTTCGTCGAACGGAGACGTGCGGCGGGCGAGGCGTTCGACTACGAAGCCGAACGCTACGACTTCCCCGTAACGACCAGGCAGGAGCGCTCGATAGCGCTACGAACCGTCGAACGGACCGAGGCGGTCGACGGGGGCTACCGGGCGGTTCACGAACCGGCCGCGACCGACTCCTGA
- a CDS encoding ion transporter: MHDATDDPPPKHRIATLLATGEGGTPGQVVDWCVMALIVLNALLVMLETVGSLDAQYGHLFEAFAVFSIAAFTVEYVARVWAATAGETYTRPVLGRLRYMLRPYPLIDLLAIAPFYLAAALGNVDLLFIMRPIWLLRLARLTRYSTRMQTLERVIWAKREDLSIALSGATVLLVISSSLLYYAEHDAQPEAFSSIPAALWWGIATLTTVGYGDIVPVTPLGKALAGLTMIGGVAFFALPASILASGFLEDREETPTVCPHCGERLGARDPHRPPHHED; encoded by the coding sequence ATGCACGACGCGACGGACGACCCGCCACCGAAACACCGCATCGCCACGTTGCTCGCCACCGGCGAGGGCGGCACGCCCGGACAGGTGGTCGACTGGTGTGTGATGGCGTTGATCGTCCTGAACGCGCTCCTGGTGATGCTCGAGACCGTCGGGTCGCTCGACGCCCAGTACGGCCACCTCTTCGAGGCGTTCGCGGTGTTCTCGATCGCCGCCTTCACCGTCGAGTACGTCGCGCGGGTCTGGGCGGCCACCGCGGGCGAGACGTACACCCGTCCGGTCCTGGGCCGACTGCGATACATGCTCCGGCCGTACCCCCTCATCGACCTGCTCGCCATCGCCCCGTTCTACCTCGCGGCCGCCCTCGGGAACGTCGACCTGCTGTTCATCATGCGGCCGATCTGGTTGCTCCGGCTGGCTCGCCTCACCCGGTATTCGACCCGGATGCAGACGCTCGAACGGGTGATCTGGGCCAAACGCGAAGACCTCTCGATCGCGCTCTCCGGCGCGACGGTCCTGCTGGTGATCTCGTCGAGCCTGCTCTACTACGCCGAACACGACGCCCAGCCGGAGGCGTTCTCGAGCATCCCGGCCGCCCTCTGGTGGGGGATCGCGACGCTGACGACCGTCGGCTACGGCGATATCGTTCCCGTCACGCCGCTCGGGAAGGCGCTGGCGGGCCTCACGATGATCGGCGGGGTCGCCTTCTTCGCGCTCCCGGCGAGCATCCTCGCCTCGGGCTTCCTCGAAGACCGCGAGGAGACCCCGACGGTCTGTCCGCACTGTGGGGAACGGCTGGGGGCACGCGACCCGCATCGTCCACCACACCACGAGGACTGA